A region from the Onychostoma macrolepis isolate SWU-2019 chromosome 18, ASM1243209v1, whole genome shotgun sequence genome encodes:
- the LOC131524392 gene encoding extracellular calcium-sensing receptor-like yields the protein MLLFLYTILVLHQLHTKAGNTFCRMMGDPKYPLISKNGDMTIGALFPVHSTETLPSFEFTKKPQPLSCSSVNLRDFRLAQIMIFAIEEINRSEHLLPNVSIGYQIYDTCGSRLSTMSAIMGLMNVQEFGEGDICTGQSPLHAIIGDSESTATVILSRTTGPFKIPVISHSASCECLGNRKDYPSFFRTTASDYHQSRALAYLVKDLGWSWVGAVNSDNEYGNYGMAIFLKIAMEEGICVEYSVKFYRTETEKLQKVVERIKKSTAKVIVAFVSFIEMGLLIDQLSIQNITGLQMIGVKSWITSENYITPNSFRVLGGSLGFAMRKINIEGFSDYVTKSFWKTAIPCLHIEGNSSQYALSCRKYDDLLVMKNYNEDVTEHRYSANVYEAVFAVAHSLHSLLKCKEQGGCEKGLTIQPQQVVEALKKVNFTVKFGDRVWFDSTGSTVAQYEVVNWQQNSDGSFQFKPVGYYDASFPPAQRFVLNTDNIIWAGGKLQKPRSVCSESCPPGTRKATQKGRPVCCYDCIPCADGEISNETDSNNCNHCPGEYWSNAEKNECVLKAVEFLSFTEVMGIVLIFFSLFGVGLTALVAILFYSKKDTPIVKANNSELSFLLLFSLTLCFLCSLTFIGQPTEWSCMLRHTAFGITFVLCISCVLGKTIVVLMAFKATLPGSNVMKWFGPAQQRLSVIAFTLIQVLICVLWLTISPPFPYKNMKYYKEKIILECSLGSTIGFWAVLGYIGLLAVLCFFLAFLARTLPDNFNEAKFITFSMIIFCAVWITFIPAYVSSPGKFTVAVEIFAILASSIGLLFCIFAPKCYIILCKPEQNTKQHVMGKKPT from the exons ATGCTTCTCTTTCTTTACACAATCCTGGTTTTACATCAGCTTCATACAAAGGCAGGAAACACATTCTGCCGAATGATGGGAGACCCTAAGTACCCGCTGATTTCCAAAAATGGAGACATGACCATTGGAGCACTTTTTCCAGTCCACAGCACAGAGACATTACCTTCatttgaatttacaaaaaaacctCAGCCTCTCTCATGCTCCAG TGTGAATCTGAGAGATTTTCGCCTGGCACAAATTATGATCTTTGCCATTGAAGAGATTAACAGAAGTGAACATTTGCTCCCAAATGTTTCTATTGGTTATCAAATCTATGATACCTGTGGTTCAAGACTGTCTACCATGAGTGCAATTATGGGACTGATGAATGTTCAGGAGTTTGGAGAAGGAGACATATGTACTGGACAGTCTCCTTTGCATGCTATAATAGGAGATTCAGAGTCTACTGCCACAGTGATTCTCTCCAGAACTACAGGACCTTTTAAGATTCCAGTG ataaGTCATTCAGCTTCATGTGAATGCCTCGGTAATAGAAAAGATTACCCTTCATTCTTCAGGACTACGGCTAGTGATTACCACCAGAGCAGAGCACTTGCATACTTAGTCAAGGATTTAGGCTGGTCTTGGGTGGGAGCTGTGAACAGTGACAATGAATATGGAAACTATGGAATGGCAATATTTCTGAAAATAGCCATGGAGGAGGGAATTTGTGTGGAGTACTCAGTCAAATTCTAcagaacagaaacagaaaaactCCAGAAAGTGGtagaaagaattaaaaaaagcaCTGCAAAAGTGATTGTtgcatttgtttcatttattgaGATGGGTTTACTTATTGATCAGCTAAGTATTCAAAACATTACAGGCCTTCAAATGATTGGAGTGAAGTCATGGATAACTTCAGAAAATTACATCACTCCAAACAGCTTTCGTGTGCTAGGAGGGTCACTGGGGTTTGCAATGagaaaaatcaatattgaagGGTTTTCAGATTATGTTACAAAATCATTCTGGAAAACAGCCATCCCATGCTTACACATTGAGGGGAATTCTTCTCAATATGCATTAAGTTGCAGAAAATATGATGATCTACTTGTGatgaaaaattacaatgaaGATGTGACTGAACACAGATATTCAGCCAATGTCTATGAAGCAGTTTTTGCTGTGGCTCATTCACTACACAGTCTACTCAAGTGCAAAGAACAAGGAGGTTGTGAGAAAGGCCTGACAATACAACCACAGCAG gtGGTTGAGGCACTGAAAAAAGTAAATTTCACCGTAAAGTTTGGCGATCGTGTGTGGTTTGACAGCACTGGTTCTACAGTGGCCCAATATGAAGTTGTAAACTGGCAGCAGAACTCAGATGGATCATTCCAGTTTAAGCCGGTGGGATACTATGATGCCTCTTTTCCCCCTGCTCAACGCTTTGTACTCAACACTGACAACATAATCTGGGCTGGAGGAAAGTTGCAA AAGCCAAGGTCTGTGTGCAGTGAGAGCTGTCCTCCTGGTACCAGAAAGGCTACACAGAAAGGAAGACCTGTCTGCTGTTATGACTGTATTCCATGTGCAGATGGAGAAATCAGTAATGAAACAG ATTCAAATAACTGCAACCATTGTCCAGGGGAATACTGGTCTAATGCTGAGAAAAATGAATGTGTGTTAAAGGCTGTAGAATTTCTGTCATTCACAGAAGTTATGGGTATAGTGCTAATCTTTTTCTCACTGTTTGGAGTAGGATTAACTGCGCTGGTGGCCATCCTGTTTTACAGCAAGAAGGACACCCCCATAGTAAAAGCCAACAACTCAGAGCTGAGCTTCCTGCTGCTCTTCTCATTAACTCTTTGTTTTCTCTGTTCACTTACTTTCATTGGTCAGCCAACTGAATGGTCCTGTATGTTGCGTCACACAGCATTTGGGATCACTTTTGTGCTCTGTATCTCCTGTGTTCTGGGAAAAACAATAGTGGTGTTAATGGCCTTCAAGGCTACACTTCCAGGAAGTAATGTCATGAAATGGTTTGGGCCTGCACAACAACGACTCAGTGTCATTGCCTTTACACTTATACAGGTTCTTATATGTGTGCTTTGGTTAACAATATCTCCTCCATTTccttacaaaaatatgaaatattataaggAAAAGATCATACTTGAGTGCAGTCTGGGTTCAACTATAGGTTTCTGGGCTGTGCTGGGTTATATTGGCCTACTGgctgttttgtgtttctttctgGCTTTTCTGGCTCGCACACTGCCTGATAACTTTAATGAAGCCAAATTCATCACATTCAGCATGATAATATTCTGTGCTGTATGGATCACATTTATTCCAGCTTATGTCAGTTCTCCCGGCAAATTCACTGTAGCTGTGGAGATTTTTGCTATTTTAGCCTCAagcattggtttactattttgcatatttgcaCCTAAATGTTATATCATCCTGTGTAAGCCTGAACAAAATACAAAGCAACATGTTATGGGAAAAAAACCCACCTAA